The Streptomyces spororaveus genome includes a region encoding these proteins:
- a CDS encoding cysteine dioxygenase: MSAPASAPSYAPESLPAAGGPSAAELLDFALRTAADPAIVSSLPLDPEGRTWIRLEGPGGSEAWLIGWPPGTGTGWHDHAESRGAFATARGRLTEHSLTVRLPSEGWKSLELAPDVDRHRTLGAGSGRAFREHHVHEVLNESPAEHAISVHAYYPPLPLIRRYSRSGPVLRLEQVERPADWQ; encoded by the coding sequence ATGTCTGCACCCGCATCCGCACCCTCGTACGCCCCGGAGTCCTTGCCGGCGGCCGGGGGGCCCTCGGCCGCCGAACTCCTCGACTTCGCCCTCCGCACGGCGGCGGACCCCGCGATCGTGTCCTCGCTGCCGCTCGACCCCGAGGGCCGCACCTGGATCCGGCTGGAGGGGCCGGGCGGCAGTGAGGCCTGGCTGATCGGCTGGCCGCCGGGCACCGGCACCGGCTGGCACGACCACGCCGAATCCCGGGGCGCGTTCGCCACGGCCCGGGGCCGGCTCACCGAGCACTCGCTGACCGTGCGCCTGCCCTCCGAGGGCTGGAAGTCCCTGGAACTGGCCCCTGACGTCGACCGCCACCGCACGCTGGGCGCGGGTTCGGGGCGCGCCTTCCGGGAGCACCACGTGCACGAGGTCCTCAACGAGTCGCCGGCCGAGCACGCGATCTCCGTGCACGCCTACTATCCGCCGCTCCCGCTGATCCGCCGCTACAGCCGCAGCGGCCCGGTTCTCCGCCTGGAGCAGGTCGAGCGTCCGGCGGACTGGCAGTGA
- a CDS encoding rhodanese-like domain-containing protein, translating into MSAPIGIDELLERVRAGYTRVDAREAYAASRAGALLVDIRYQALRERDGLIPGALVVERNELEWRLDPQGSHRAAQATGHDLQVVVICNEGYASSLAAASLHALGLHRATDLTGGFQAWKSAGLPVTPA; encoded by the coding sequence GTGAGCGCCCCGATCGGCATCGACGAACTGCTGGAGCGGGTCCGCGCCGGCTACACCCGCGTGGACGCGCGGGAGGCGTACGCCGCTTCCCGCGCCGGGGCCCTCCTGGTGGACATCCGCTACCAGGCGCTGCGCGAGCGGGACGGGCTGATCCCGGGAGCGTTGGTGGTCGAGCGCAACGAACTGGAGTGGCGGCTGGATCCGCAGGGCAGCCACCGCGCGGCGCAGGCCACGGGCCACGACCTCCAGGTGGTGGTGATCTGCAACGAGGGCTACGCGTCCAGCCTCGCCGCGGCCTCGCTCCACGCCCTGGGCCTGCACCGCGCGACGGACCTGACGGGCGGCTTCCAGGCCTGGAAGTCGGCGGGCCTCCCGGTCACACCCGCCTGA
- a CDS encoding FtsX-like permease family protein — protein MMLRYALQTVRDRKAGFLGAFVALLCAAALVTACGTLLETGLRGKIGTERYAATPILVSADQNVHATTVKEKKGGRTKTKHKAKPVAERAWLPAATVDTVRAVPGVARAVPELTFQAVPLVRTPGKPVPAYGHAWTSAALTPFTLTEGRAPQNGGEIVVDRALAARAGLRPGSELAVQSTGEPRTYRVSGVAKTDRGDLSRQSALFFGDDEARRLAARDGRVSAVGVLPAPGVSTTELAARVERALQGTTAQVATGDERGPVECLDAAGARIKLVSMGGAMGGTSLLVAILVVVGTFALSVRQRYRELALLRAIAATPGQLSRMIGREALLVGLAAGVAGALAGLPLAAWLHGRFVDSGVVPATLERTAGIFPMGAAVAASLLGAWAAARITGRRIARIRPAEALAEAAVERGRPGWIRSVLGVLLLAGGAVLVVVLGSLRTEPASTPVTFLAVVVLAGAVSLLGPPLVRGATALLAGPLRLAGPGGHMATANLRGNATRMASAVTPLALLIGMTCTVLFITPTLGDAARAQAREGIRAPWVLAAQGPGVTREAGERIRRTPGVTAATEIVHTSVRVGLTKYAAQGVTPAGLTRTWDPEVTGGGLDGFGEGSAAVSELAADQLGLKPGSPLKLTLGDGTPVTLTVSAVYARGLGFGDLTLPHGLVAAHADNPLAGSVLVATEPGSGAGREELAAAVEAFPGVRVLSAADADAARVQRQDDASEINLLAMGLVLAFTAIAVVNTLAMSTAERFREFAMLRLAGAKRRQVLRMLRTEALAVVLIGTALGSGIALAVLTAFSVGMTGAAAPAVLPVAYAAVVGVAGVLALAATALPGRVALRVPPVDVATAKG, from the coding sequence ATGATGCTGCGTTACGCCCTTCAGACCGTCAGGGACCGCAAGGCCGGTTTCCTCGGCGCCTTCGTCGCACTGCTGTGCGCGGCCGCCCTCGTCACCGCCTGCGGGACGCTCCTGGAAACGGGACTCCGCGGAAAGATCGGCACCGAGCGCTACGCGGCCACACCGATCCTCGTCTCCGCCGACCAGAACGTCCACGCGACCACGGTCAAGGAGAAGAAGGGCGGACGCACCAAGACCAAGCACAAGGCCAAGCCCGTCGCCGAGCGGGCCTGGCTCCCCGCCGCCACCGTGGACACCGTCCGCGCCGTGCCCGGCGTCGCACGGGCCGTCCCCGAGCTCACCTTCCAGGCCGTCCCCCTGGTCAGGACTCCCGGGAAGCCGGTGCCCGCCTACGGGCACGCCTGGACCTCCGCCGCCCTGACCCCCTTCACCCTCACCGAGGGCCGCGCCCCGCAGAACGGCGGCGAGATCGTCGTCGACCGGGCGCTGGCCGCCCGCGCCGGTCTGAGGCCCGGCTCCGAGCTCGCCGTGCAGTCCACCGGCGAACCCCGCACCTACCGGGTCAGCGGGGTCGCGAAGACGGACCGCGGCGACCTCTCCCGCCAGAGCGCGCTCTTCTTCGGCGACGACGAGGCCCGGCGGCTCGCCGCCCGCGACGGCCGGGTCAGCGCCGTCGGAGTACTGCCCGCACCGGGCGTCAGCACCACCGAGCTCGCCGCCCGGGTCGAGCGGGCGCTGCAGGGCACCACCGCGCAGGTCGCCACGGGCGACGAGCGCGGCCCCGTCGAATGCCTCGACGCCGCCGGCGCCCGCATCAAGCTGGTCTCCATGGGCGGCGCGATGGGCGGCACCTCGCTGCTCGTCGCGATCCTCGTGGTCGTCGGCACCTTCGCGCTCTCCGTCCGGCAGCGCTACCGCGAACTCGCCCTGCTGCGGGCCATCGCCGCCACCCCCGGGCAGCTGAGCCGCATGATCGGCCGGGAGGCGCTGCTCGTCGGCCTCGCCGCCGGCGTCGCCGGGGCGCTCGCCGGGCTGCCGCTCGCCGCCTGGCTGCACGGCCGGTTCGTCGACAGCGGGGTCGTCCCCGCCACCCTGGAACGCACCGCAGGCATCTTCCCGATGGGCGCGGCCGTCGCCGCCAGCCTGCTCGGAGCCTGGGCCGCCGCCCGGATCACCGGCCGCCGGATCGCCCGGATCCGCCCGGCCGAGGCGCTCGCCGAAGCCGCCGTCGAGCGGGGGCGGCCCGGCTGGATCCGCAGCGTGCTCGGCGTGCTGCTGCTGGCGGGCGGGGCCGTGCTGGTCGTCGTACTCGGCTCGCTGCGCACCGAGCCGGCGTCCACCCCGGTCACCTTCCTCGCGGTGGTGGTACTGGCCGGGGCGGTCTCGCTGCTCGGCCCGCCGCTCGTACGGGGCGCCACCGCGCTGCTCGCCGGCCCCCTGCGGCTGGCCGGCCCGGGCGGCCACATGGCCACCGCCAACCTGCGCGGGAACGCCACGCGGATGGCCTCCGCCGTCACCCCGCTCGCCCTGCTGATCGGCATGACCTGCACCGTGCTCTTCATCACCCCGACGCTCGGGGACGCCGCCCGGGCCCAGGCCCGCGAAGGGATCCGGGCCCCGTGGGTACTGGCCGCGCAGGGGCCCGGCGTCACGCGGGAGGCAGGCGAGCGGATCCGGCGTACCCCGGGGGTCACGGCGGCCACCGAGATCGTGCACACGTCCGTGCGGGTGGGCCTGACGAAGTACGCCGCGCAGGGCGTGACCCCGGCCGGGCTGACCCGTACCTGGGACCCCGAGGTCACCGGGGGCGGCCTGGACGGCTTCGGCGAGGGCAGCGCGGCGGTCAGCGAACTCGCCGCCGACCAGCTGGGGTTGAAGCCGGGGAGCCCGCTGAAGCTGACGCTGGGGGACGGCACCCCGGTCACGCTGACGGTCTCGGCCGTGTACGCGCGGGGGCTCGGCTTCGGCGATCTGACGCTGCCCCACGGGCTGGTGGCCGCGCACGCGGACAATCCCCTGGCCGGCAGCGTGCTGGTGGCGACGGAACCGGGTTCGGGAGCCGGGCGGGAGGAACTGGCCGCGGCGGTGGAGGCGTTCCCGGGTGTACGGGTGCTCTCCGCGGCGGACGCCGACGCGGCGCGGGTACAGCGCCAGGACGACGCGTCGGAGATCAACCTGCTCGCGATGGGGCTGGTGCTGGCCTTCACCGCGATCGCGGTGGTGAACACGCTCGCGATGTCGACCGCCGAGCGGTTCCGGGAGTTCGCGATGCTGCGGCTGGCCGGGGCGAAGCGCCGTCAGGTGCTGCGGATGCTGCGGACGGAGGCGCTGGCGGTGGTCCTGATCGGGACGGCACTGGGATCGGGGATCGCGCTGGCGGTCCTGACCGCCTTCAGCGTGGGCATGACGGGGGCGGCGGCGCCCGCGGTGCTGCCGGTGGCCTACGCGGCGGTGGTGGGGGTGGCCGGGGTACTGGCCCTGGCGGCCACCGCCCTCCCGGGCCGGGTGGCGTTGCGCGTACCGCCGGTGGACGTCGCCACGGCGAAGGGGTAG
- the recX gene encoding recombination regulator RecX, which produces MREQEGGGERRGGREGRSELPPQSPEEQARAICLRLLTGSPRTRRQLADALHKRGIPEEVSQQVLSRYEEVGLIDDAAFAGAWVESRHRGRGLARRALAQELRTKGVHATLVEEALELLDSDQEEQTARELVERKLRSTRGLERDKRIRRLAGMLARKGYPEGMALRVVRRALEAEGEDADDLGYPGE; this is translated from the coding sequence GTGCGGGAGCAGGAAGGGGGCGGCGAGCGCCGAGGCGGCCGTGAGGGCCGTTCGGAGCTGCCGCCCCAGAGCCCCGAGGAGCAGGCGCGGGCGATCTGTCTGCGCCTGCTCACCGGGAGCCCGCGTACCCGGCGCCAGCTCGCGGACGCCCTGCACAAGCGGGGCATCCCCGAGGAGGTGTCGCAGCAGGTCCTCTCCCGGTACGAGGAGGTGGGCCTGATCGACGACGCGGCCTTCGCCGGAGCATGGGTCGAGTCCCGGCACCGCGGCCGGGGCCTGGCCCGCCGGGCGCTGGCCCAGGAGCTCCGGACCAAGGGGGTGCACGCCACCCTCGTGGAGGAGGCCCTGGAGCTGCTGGACTCCGACCAGGAGGAGCAGACCGCCCGGGAGCTCGTGGAGCGCAAGCTCCGCTCCACCCGTGGCCTGGAGCGGGACAAGCGGATCCGGCGCCTCGCCGGGATGCTCGCCCGCAAGGGATACCCGGAAGGCATGGCCCTGCGGGTGGTGCGCCGCGCGCTGGAGGCCGAGGGCGAGGACGCCGACGACCTCGGGTATCCGGGGGAGTGA
- the recA gene encoding recombinase RecA, which translates to MEPMAGTDREKALDAALAQIERQFGKGAVMRLGDKPNDPIEVIPTGSTALDIALGVGGLPRGRVIEVYGPESSGKTTLTLHAVANAQKAGGTVAFVDAEHALDPEYAKALGVDTDNLILSQPDTGEQALEIVDMLVRSGALDLIVIDSVAALVPRAEIEGEMGDSHVGLQARLMSQALRKITGALNQSKTTAIFINQLREKIGVMFGSPETTTGGRALKFYASVRLDIRRIETLKDGTDAVGNRTRVKVVKNKVAPPFKQAEFDILYGQGISREGGLIDMGVEHGFVRKAGAWYTYEGDQLGQGKENARNFLKDNPDLANEIERKIKEKLGVGVRKDAAEAGADAADAAATAVPAPATKAKTTAKAAVAKS; encoded by the coding sequence GTGGAACCCATGGCAGGCACCGACCGCGAGAAGGCCCTCGACGCCGCTCTCGCACAGATTGAACGGCAATTCGGCAAGGGTGCGGTCATGCGCCTCGGCGACAAGCCGAACGACCCCATCGAGGTCATCCCGACCGGGTCGACCGCGCTGGACATCGCCCTCGGCGTCGGCGGGCTGCCCCGCGGCCGTGTGATCGAGGTGTACGGCCCGGAGTCCTCCGGTAAGACGACCCTGACCCTGCACGCCGTGGCCAACGCACAGAAGGCCGGCGGCACGGTCGCCTTCGTGGACGCCGAGCACGCGCTCGACCCCGAGTACGCGAAGGCACTCGGTGTCGACACCGACAACCTCATCCTGTCGCAGCCGGACACCGGCGAGCAGGCGCTGGAGATCGTGGACATGCTGGTCCGCTCCGGTGCCCTCGACCTCATCGTCATCGACTCCGTGGCGGCCCTCGTGCCGCGTGCGGAGATCGAGGGCGAGATGGGCGACTCGCACGTCGGTCTCCAGGCCCGACTGATGAGCCAGGCCCTCCGGAAGATCACCGGTGCGCTCAACCAGTCCAAGACCACCGCGATCTTCATCAACCAGCTCCGCGAGAAGATCGGCGTGATGTTCGGCTCGCCCGAGACCACCACCGGTGGCCGCGCGCTGAAGTTCTACGCCTCCGTGCGTCTCGACATCCGCCGCATCGAGACCCTCAAGGACGGCACGGACGCGGTCGGTAACCGCACCCGCGTCAAGGTCGTCAAGAACAAGGTCGCGCCCCCGTTCAAGCAGGCCGAGTTCGACATCCTCTACGGCCAGGGCATCAGCCGCGAGGGCGGTCTGATCGACATGGGCGTGGAGCACGGCTTCGTGCGCAAGGCCGGCGCCTGGTACACGTACGAGGGCGACCAGCTCGGCCAGGGCAAGGAGAACGCCCGTAACTTCCTGAAGGACAACCCCGACCTCGCCAACGAGATCGAGCGGAAGATCAAGGAGAAGCTGGGCGTGGGTGTCCGCAAGGACGCCGCCGAAGCCGGCGCGGACGCGGCCGACGCCGCAGCCACCGCCGTGCCCGCCCCGGCAACGAAGGCCAAGACGACGGCCAAGGCCGCCGTGGCCAAGAGCTGA
- a CDS encoding class I SAM-dependent methyltransferase — protein sequence MGFYAEQALPRILDVACGARMARPLRRRVCGGLVGEVVEIGFGTGHNVPFYPQGVTGVSAVEPSDVAWRLAAERVRNARVPVRRAGLDGQSLPFGDDVFDSALSTWTLCTIPDAVAALRELRRVLRPGGTLHFVEHGIAPEGDRRVRRLQRRLEPLNKRLLGGCHLTRSAPDLLAAAGFTITALDVFYEEGAPKFLAAESLGTAVSR from the coding sequence ATGGGGTTCTACGCCGAGCAGGCGCTGCCGCGGATCCTCGACGTCGCCTGCGGGGCCAGGATGGCCCGGCCGCTGCGCCGCCGGGTCTGCGGCGGGCTGGTGGGCGAGGTCGTCGAGATCGGCTTCGGCACGGGACACAACGTCCCCTTCTATCCGCAGGGCGTCACGGGCGTGTCGGCGGTCGAGCCGTCCGACGTCGCCTGGCGGCTGGCCGCGGAGCGTGTACGGAACGCCCGCGTCCCGGTGCGCCGGGCCGGCCTGGACGGCCAGTCGCTGCCCTTCGGCGACGACGTCTTCGACTCTGCGCTGTCCACCTGGACGCTGTGCACCATCCCGGACGCCGTCGCCGCACTGCGCGAGCTGCGCCGCGTACTCAGACCCGGCGGAACGCTGCACTTCGTCGAGCACGGGATCGCCCCCGAGGGCGACCGGCGCGTGCGCCGCCTGCAGCGACGGCTCGAACCGCTGAACAAGCGGCTCCTGGGCGGCTGCCACCTCACGCGCTCCGCCCCGGACCTGCTGGCGGCGGCGGGATTCACGATCACCGCCCTCGACGTCTTCTACGAGGAGGGCGCGCCGAAGTTCCTGGCCGCCGAATCCCTCGGGACGGCGGTCTCCCGCTGA
- a CDS encoding Clp protease N-terminal domain-containing protein, translating into MTNPSVEPVRMTNPVRLDDLIEAINKVHTDPLEQLSDAVVAAEALGDVADHLIGHFVDQARRSGASWTDIGRSMGVTRQAAQKRFVPKADKEGAGGLDPNAGFGRFTPRARNVVVTSQNEARAAGNTEIRTEHLVLGLMAEADGLAGLVLRAQEVSPDDVRAAATAALPPAQAELPALVPFDASAKKALELTFREALRLGHDFVGTEHILLALLELENGEGLLSGLGLDKAAAEATVTEALAAVLGGEDGK; encoded by the coding sequence ATGACGAACCCTTCGGTGGAACCCGTTCGCATGACCAATCCGGTACGCCTCGACGACCTGATCGAGGCCATCAACAAGGTCCACACCGACCCCCTGGAGCAGCTCAGCGACGCCGTCGTCGCGGCAGAGGCCCTCGGGGACGTCGCGGACCACCTCATCGGCCACTTCGTCGACCAGGCCCGCCGTTCCGGAGCTTCCTGGACCGACATCGGCCGCAGCATGGGCGTCACCCGCCAGGCGGCCCAGAAGCGCTTCGTACCCAAGGCGGACAAGGAGGGAGCCGGCGGCCTCGACCCGAACGCGGGCTTCGGCCGCTTCACCCCCCGCGCCCGCAACGTGGTCGTGACCTCGCAGAACGAGGCCCGCGCCGCCGGCAACACCGAGATCCGCACCGAGCACCTGGTCCTGGGCCTGATGGCCGAGGCCGACGGCCTCGCGGGGCTCGTCCTGCGAGCCCAGGAGGTCTCGCCGGACGACGTACGGGCCGCCGCGACCGCCGCACTCCCGCCGGCCCAGGCCGAGCTCCCCGCCCTCGTCCCCTTCGACGCCTCGGCGAAGAAGGCCCTGGAGCTGACCTTCCGCGAGGCCCTGCGCCTGGGCCACGACTTCGTCGGCACCGAGCACATCCTGCTCGCGCTCCTGGAGCTGGAGAACGGCGAGGGCCTGCTGAGCGGCCTCGGCCTGGACAAGGCCGCCGCCGAGGCGACCGTCACCGAAGCCCTGGCAGCCGTACTCGGCGGCGAGGACGGGAAGTAG
- a CDS encoding AI-2E family transporter: MGATEETTDQQPVAVQGALPPPRAADQGAAPAGPVASGPEQEPEPDPGAPGTSAPPGTSAARPADPASPQGPAGPGRPPAGAPPAGGEERMPRWLPRAVVLVLALVACFQLGSWAFHQLIGLLVNILIAFFLALAIEPAVARMAAAGMRRGLATFLMFSAVAVVTAGFLALLGSLLAGQIVAMVEGFPGYLDSVINAINSTFHTELSRLEIQESVLRSDWLRKYVQNSASGVLDVSATVLGGLFKLLTIGLFSFYFAADGPRLRRALCSVLPPAKQAEVLRAWEIAVAKTGGYLYSRGLMALISGVATYIVLAVLGVPYAPALAVWVGLVSQFVPTIGTYLAGALPVLLAFTVNPWYALYVLVFVVVYQQFENYMLQPKLTSKTVDIHPAVAFGSVIAGTALLGAVGALIAIPAVATLQAFLGAYVKRYELTRDADSSTSRPRRRVRLPRLR; this comes from the coding sequence GTGGGAGCCACCGAAGAGACGACCGACCAGCAGCCCGTAGCCGTCCAGGGCGCGCTGCCGCCGCCGCGGGCGGCCGACCAGGGCGCCGCCCCCGCCGGACCGGTCGCCTCCGGCCCGGAACAGGAACCGGAACCGGACCCGGGCGCGCCGGGCACGAGCGCGCCGCCGGGCACGTCGGCGGCCCGGCCCGCCGATCCCGCCTCACCGCAAGGCCCCGCAGGCCCCGGCAGGCCCCCGGCCGGAGCTCCGCCGGCCGGGGGAGAGGAACGCATGCCGCGCTGGCTGCCGCGCGCCGTGGTCCTCGTACTGGCCCTCGTCGCCTGTTTCCAGCTCGGCAGCTGGGCCTTCCACCAGCTGATCGGGCTGCTGGTCAACATCCTGATCGCGTTCTTCCTCGCGCTCGCGATCGAACCCGCCGTCGCCAGGATGGCGGCCGCCGGCATGCGCCGGGGTCTCGCCACCTTCCTGATGTTCAGCGCGGTCGCCGTCGTGACCGCGGGATTCCTCGCGCTGCTGGGCTCCCTGCTCGCCGGGCAGATCGTCGCCATGGTGGAGGGCTTCCCCGGCTACCTCGACTCGGTGATCAACGCGATCAACTCCACCTTCCACACCGAGCTGTCCCGGCTGGAGATCCAGGAGAGCGTGCTGCGCTCCGACTGGCTGCGCAAGTACGTGCAGAACAGCGCGTCCGGCGTGCTCGACGTGTCCGCCACCGTGCTCGGCGGACTCTTCAAGCTGCTGACGATCGGGCTGTTCTCCTTCTACTTCGCCGCCGACGGACCACGGCTGCGGCGCGCGCTGTGCTCCGTACTGCCGCCCGCGAAGCAGGCCGAAGTGCTGCGCGCCTGGGAGATCGCCGTCGCCAAGACGGGCGGATACCTCTACTCCCGCGGGCTCATGGCGCTGATCTCCGGTGTCGCGACCTACATCGTGCTGGCGGTGCTCGGGGTGCCGTACGCGCCCGCGCTCGCCGTGTGGGTGGGGCTGGTCTCGCAGTTCGTCCCCACCATCGGCACCTATCTCGCGGGTGCGCTGCCGGTCCTGCTCGCCTTCACCGTCAATCCCTGGTACGCGCTGTACGTCCTCGTATTCGTCGTGGTCTACCAGCAGTTCGAGAACTACATGCTCCAGCCGAAGCTGACCTCGAAGACCGTCGACATCCACCCGGCGGTGGCCTTCGGGTCGGTCATCGCGGGCACCGCCCTGCTGGGCGCGGTCGGGGCGCTGATCGCGATCCCGGCCGTCGCCACGCTGCAGGCCTTCCTGGGCGCGTACGTCAAGCGCTACGAGCTGACGCGGGACGCGGACTCCTCCACTTCCCGTCCCCGCCGCCGAGTACGGCTGCCAAGGCTTCGGTGA
- a CDS encoding DUF3046 domain-containing protein, translating into MRLTIFWERMAEHFGAGYADSFARDHVMTELGGRTVHQALEAGWETKDVWRAVCSAMDVPASLR; encoded by the coding sequence ATGCGGTTGACGATTTTCTGGGAGCGGATGGCCGAGCACTTCGGCGCCGGCTACGCCGACTCCTTCGCGCGGGACCACGTCATGACCGAGCTGGGCGGCCGGACCGTCCACCAGGCGCTGGAGGCGGGCTGGGAGACCAAGGACGTGTGGCGCGCGGTGTGTTCGGCGATGGACGTGCCGGCCTCGCTGCGCTGA
- a CDS encoding AzlD domain-containing protein: MNVWIAIGITVVGCYAVKLAGLLVPAGALERPLVRRLAALLPVALLAALTAQQTFSTGSALVVDARAAGLAAAGLALLLRAPFLVVVAAAVVVTAGVRALGG, from the coding sequence GTGAACGTCTGGATCGCCATCGGCATCACCGTCGTCGGCTGCTACGCCGTCAAGCTCGCCGGGCTGCTCGTCCCCGCCGGGGCCCTGGAACGGCCCCTCGTGCGCCGCCTGGCCGCCCTGCTGCCGGTCGCGCTGCTCGCCGCGCTCACCGCCCAGCAGACCTTCAGCACCGGATCCGCGCTCGTGGTGGACGCCCGCGCCGCCGGACTCGCGGCCGCCGGGCTGGCGCTGCTGCTGCGGGCCCCGTTCCTGGTCGTGGTCGCGGCCGCCGTCGTCGTCACCGCGGGGGTACGGGCCCTGGGAGGCTGA
- a CDS encoding AzlC family ABC transporter permease, whose translation MRETPAPGVRPRAAVVRDALGVGVAVGLSGFAFGVTAAGVGISTLQACVLSLLVFTGASQFALVGALAAGGNPFTAAAGAFFLGTRNAFYGLRLSQLLKLPRPLRPLAAHWVIDETTAVALAQPDRRSARLGFTVTGLTLYVLWNLTTLLGALGAEAIGDTRAWGLDAAGPAVFLALLAPMLKTSTERAVAALALVLGLGFLPVLPAGVPVLIAALAAPVVLWMKGRRP comes from the coding sequence ATACGAGAGACACCGGCACCCGGGGTACGGCCGCGGGCCGCGGTCGTACGGGACGCGCTGGGGGTCGGCGTCGCCGTCGGCCTGTCCGGGTTCGCCTTCGGGGTGACCGCCGCCGGGGTCGGCATCAGCACCCTGCAGGCCTGTGTGCTGAGCCTGCTCGTCTTCACCGGCGCCTCGCAGTTCGCCCTGGTCGGGGCGCTCGCGGCGGGCGGAAACCCGTTCACCGCCGCCGCCGGGGCCTTCTTCCTCGGGACCCGCAACGCCTTCTACGGGCTGCGCCTGTCGCAGCTGCTCAAGCTGCCCCGCCCCCTGCGGCCCCTCGCCGCGCACTGGGTGATCGACGAGACCACCGCCGTCGCGCTGGCCCAGCCCGACCGGAGGTCGGCCCGGCTCGGCTTCACCGTCACCGGGCTCACCCTCTACGTGCTGTGGAACCTCACCACCCTGCTCGGCGCGCTCGGCGCCGAGGCCATCGGGGACACCAGGGCCTGGGGGCTGGACGCCGCCGGACCCGCCGTGTTCCTGGCCCTGCTGGCACCGATGCTGAAGACCTCCACCGAGCGGGCCGTGGCCGCCCTCGCGCTCGTCCTCGGGCTCGGCTTCCTGCCCGTACTGCCCGCCGGGGTGCCCGTGCTGATCGCGGCCCTGGCCGCCCCCGTCGTGCTGTGGATGAAGGGACGCCGTCCGTGA
- a CDS encoding AraC family transcriptional regulator, protein MGTDEARGEWARHWQYPELPGLDLLRAHYVRHTFPRHAHDGYVIAAVTGGVEEVGLPGHTVRAGPGSVVLINPEVPHTARAGAPEGWAYATLYPSGELIAEVAEEIGTLRGTPGFTADIVADPQASRTITEVHRAAEAGNALAADTLLRGVVARMLIRHAGPLPARTVRGAGGADAVAARAVLQARMADPPSLEQLAAELGTSPFALLRAFRGRYGMPPHTWLTDARVRQARRLLDAGTAPAEAAVAVGFTDQPHLNRHFTRIVGVPPGAYRRERAA, encoded by the coding sequence ATGGGGACGGACGAGGCCCGCGGGGAGTGGGCACGGCACTGGCAGTACCCGGAACTGCCCGGGCTGGACCTGCTGCGCGCCCACTACGTACGCCACACCTTCCCCCGCCACGCGCACGACGGGTACGTCATCGCGGCCGTGACCGGAGGCGTCGAGGAGGTCGGTCTTCCCGGCCACACCGTGCGCGCCGGCCCGGGCAGTGTGGTCCTGATCAACCCCGAGGTGCCCCACACGGCGCGCGCCGGGGCGCCCGAGGGCTGGGCGTACGCCACCCTCTACCCCTCCGGCGAGCTGATCGCCGAGGTCGCCGAAGAGATCGGCACCCTGCGCGGCACCCCCGGCTTCACCGCCGACATCGTCGCCGACCCGCAGGCCTCGCGCACCATCACCGAGGTGCACCGGGCCGCCGAGGCCGGGAACGCGCTGGCCGCCGACACGCTCCTGCGGGGGGTGGTCGCCCGGATGCTGATCCGGCACGCGGGACCGCTGCCCGCCCGTACGGTCCGTGGCGCGGGCGGCGCCGACGCGGTGGCGGCCCGCGCGGTGCTGCAGGCCCGGATGGCGGACCCGCCGTCGCTGGAGCAGCTCGCGGCGGAGCTGGGCACGAGCCCCTTCGCCCTGCTGCGGGCCTTCCGCGGGCGGTACGGGATGCCGCCGCACACCTGGCTGACCGACGCCCGCGTCCGGCAGGCGCGCAGGCTCCTGGACGCGGGCACGGCGCCCGCGGAGGCGGCCGTCGCCGTCGGCTTCACCGACCAGCCCCACCTGAACCGGCACTTCACCCGCATCGTGGGGGTCCCACCGGGGGCCTACCGGCGGGAGCGGGCCGCCTAG